In Flavobacterium cerinum, one genomic interval encodes:
- a CDS encoding cyclase family protein, producing MKIIDLSKPIQYNKEDPWFMKVRIKHKLHKKSKLLIRFLGLPSRLFPENFSGWADDTIQSMGVHSTTHIDAPWHYAPTCEGKPAKTIDQVPLEWCYGKGIVIDMKHKKDFDPITKADIQDFLSQQKLTIEPGMIVLIKTGRDIYNGTKKFHEIGTGMSAEATRWLIDQGIKVMGIDQWGWDLPLHYLIQQAKKQNNKELFWEAHLVGYEKEYCHIEQLVNLDALPYTGFDIAVFPLKIVGGSAAPARVVALFKD from the coding sequence ATGAAGATTATCGATTTATCCAAGCCTATTCAATATAATAAAGAAGATCCCTGGTTTATGAAAGTCAGGATTAAACACAAGCTACATAAAAAATCAAAATTACTAATTCGCTTTTTAGGTTTACCGTCCCGGCTTTTTCCGGAAAATTTTTCAGGATGGGCAGATGATACAATTCAATCGATGGGTGTTCACTCCACTACCCATATCGATGCTCCGTGGCATTATGCACCAACCTGCGAAGGAAAACCCGCCAAAACAATTGATCAGGTTCCTTTGGAATGGTGCTACGGAAAAGGAATTGTAATCGATATGAAACACAAAAAAGATTTTGATCCGATTACAAAAGCTGATATTCAAGATTTTTTAAGCCAACAAAAGCTAACAATTGAACCCGGAATGATCGTTCTGATTAAAACGGGTCGGGATATTTATAACGGAACTAAAAAGTTTCATGAAATCGGAACCGGAATGAGTGCCGAAGCTACCCGATGGCTTATTGACCAAGGTATAAAAGTAATGGGAATCGATCAATGGGGGTGGGATTTACCGTTGCATTACTTGATTCAACAAGCCAAAAAACAAAATAATAAAGAATTGTTTTGGGAAGCTCATTTGGTTGGATATGAAAAAGAATACTGTCATATTGAACAGTTAGTCAATCTGGATGCACTACCCTATACCGGATTTGACATTGCTGTTTTCCCGCTGAAGATTGTCGGCGGATCGGCTGCTCCGGCTCGGGTGGTTGCTCTTTTTAAAGATTAA
- a CDS encoding T9SS type B sorting domain-containing protein, protein MIKKYILFLLLSGFCAYGQGEANNWFFGNGAGLHFDANGTVTSIPNGQIYTTEGCSSISNANGDLLFYTDGRTVWDRNHVKMPNGDYFNGRGLFGDPSSTQSGIIIPKPGDPNIYYIFTVDEPHHENAATYPARNTAATLEEDDGFNNGFNYSTVDLSVVGNNGSIGNVTYRNRHLITYNTDPNGEEIKYKCSEKITAVRDNSGGYWVITQFVDRFFAFRVTSAGVSQTPVVTYIDPLITTAGYRRNAIGYLKASPNGEKLAIAHSQNGSQTGQSSNDGSVYLYDFDKNTGIVSNALLLKGMVNPYGIEFSAESKKLYSNMRDGTSYLIMQFDLEFNDIPTSGTIIGYTNNTGALQLGPDKKIYFANASAITLGVINSPEESGMQCDFNPSGVTLAYGMSTLGLPPFITSVFYPSFQVMHTCLGDTTSFILPPSFINQPSTTTIAWDFGDGSPISNTTEPTHVYAAAGNYQVSVTVTINGNPATTTQNITIYEVPVAHQPTKLELCDTDSNGLMNINLQQQDNAILNGQDPAVFEVRYFTSLANATNNTDVVNAGAFSNATADFTMYARVQNRNNPACFAVTNFDVKVTPKPVIVLTSDYILCDDNSANGIQTFNLPTKVPGILGTQSPADFDVSFHASQTDADTKSNLLPDNYTNTVPGDQEIFIRIENKSNPNCFATGSFHLKVNALPVAVPATLVQCDFGLNPDGFTTFNLNEANGVLTNGNTNLVTSFFSNNTDATNNASPLSVNFTNTSNPQTISVRVTDTTTGCFTTTTLDLQVTLTPTRRIDLNTCSDTPYAAFTLTDSGLEAPGTDVSYYATLTDALLEQNELNTTFTNTTPNAQVIYARIESNNDCNGLHEVKLNVRPLPVVANDFAPILCKGATLLLSAGITDTNRYDFLWSNGATTPTLTVNTAAIYTVKVTDKLYGCSATRTITVIASDKAMITGVDVQDLSDNNTVTVYVTGTSDHYVYALDTEEGPYQDSNFFENVEAGVHMVYVKDYNGCGIAKKQIAVLGIPKFFTPNGDGFNDLWRIKGATISPYKDAIVTIFDRYGKMLYQMKASGGWDGVYNREPLPSTDYWYVLTLPDGRVVKGHFSMKR, encoded by the coding sequence ATGATCAAAAAATATATTCTTTTTCTGCTTCTTTCCGGATTTTGCGCTTACGGACAGGGAGAAGCAAATAACTGGTTTTTTGGGAACGGTGCCGGTTTGCATTTTGATGCCAATGGTACTGTAACGTCCATCCCTAACGGACAAATTTATACGACTGAAGGGTGTAGCTCGATTTCCAATGCCAATGGTGATTTATTATTTTATACCGACGGACGAACGGTTTGGGATCGGAATCACGTAAAAATGCCGAATGGTGACTACTTTAACGGACGCGGATTATTTGGTGATCCGTCAAGTACACAATCCGGGATTATTATTCCGAAACCGGGTGACCCGAATATCTACTATATTTTTACGGTAGATGAACCGCATCATGAAAATGCAGCAACCTATCCGGCTCGTAATACGGCTGCAACGTTGGAAGAAGACGATGGTTTTAATAACGGCTTTAACTATTCGACTGTTGACCTTTCTGTTGTCGGAAATAACGGAAGTATCGGGAATGTTACCTATCGAAACAGACATCTTATTACCTATAATACGGATCCGAACGGAGAAGAAATCAAATATAAATGTTCCGAAAAGATTACGGCGGTACGGGATAATTCCGGCGGATATTGGGTAATCACGCAGTTCGTAGATCGTTTTTTTGCTTTCAGGGTAACTTCAGCCGGAGTTTCGCAAACACCGGTGGTAACGTATATCGATCCGCTTATTACAACTGCAGGATACCGACGTAATGCCATCGGATATTTAAAAGCGTCCCCGAACGGAGAAAAATTAGCGATTGCACATTCACAAAACGGATCTCAAACCGGACAATCGTCCAATGACGGTTCGGTATATTTGTATGATTTCGATAAAAATACGGGTATAGTGAGTAATGCGCTGCTTTTAAAAGGAATGGTAAATCCGTACGGAATTGAGTTTTCGGCTGAATCAAAGAAATTGTATTCGAATATGCGGGATGGAACTTCCTATTTAATCATGCAGTTTGATCTTGAATTTAATGATATACCGACTTCCGGAACGATTATCGGTTATACTAACAATACAGGAGCTTTACAGTTGGGGCCGGATAAAAAAATCTATTTTGCCAATGCGAGCGCTATTACGTTGGGTGTTATTAACAGTCCGGAAGAATCCGGAATGCAATGTGATTTTAATCCGAGTGGTGTAACATTAGCATATGGTATGTCCACTTTAGGATTACCGCCATTTATTACTTCCGTTTTTTATCCGAGTTTCCAGGTGATGCATACTTGTTTGGGCGATACAACTTCGTTTATACTACCACCTTCATTTATCAATCAGCCTTCTACGACGACCATTGCCTGGGATTTTGGCGATGGTTCTCCTATATCAAATACAACTGAACCCACTCACGTTTATGCAGCAGCAGGTAATTATCAGGTTTCGGTAACCGTAACAATAAACGGAAATCCGGCTACAACGACACAGAATATTACGATTTATGAAGTTCCGGTGGCACATCAGCCTACTAAATTAGAGTTGTGTGATACGGATAGTAACGGTTTAATGAATATCAACTTACAACAACAGGATAATGCGATTCTAAACGGACAGGATCCGGCTGTTTTTGAAGTACGTTATTTTACTTCCCTGGCCAATGCAACCAATAATACGGATGTAGTAAATGCCGGTGCTTTTTCGAATGCTACGGCTGATTTTACGATGTATGCAAGAGTACAAAACCGAAACAATCCGGCGTGTTTTGCAGTTACAAACTTTGACGTAAAAGTTACCCCTAAACCGGTGATTGTACTTACAAGTGATTATATACTTTGTGATGATAACTCAGCTAACGGAATACAGACGTTTAATTTACCGACAAAAGTACCGGGAATATTAGGAACGCAAAGTCCGGCCGATTTTGATGTGAGTTTCCACGCAAGCCAGACGGATGCCGATACAAAATCAAATCTGTTACCGGATAATTATACCAATACGGTACCGGGTGATCAGGAAATATTTATACGAATCGAAAACAAATCCAATCCCAATTGTTTTGCAACGGGTAGTTTTCATTTAAAAGTAAATGCATTACCGGTTGCTGTACCGGCAACTTTGGTACAATGTGACTTCGGATTAAATCCGGACGGGTTTACAACGTTTAATCTGAATGAAGCTAACGGAGTACTTACAAACGGTAATACCAATTTAGTGACTTCTTTCTTCAGTAATAATACCGATGCGACCAATAATGCGAGTCCGCTATCCGTTAATTTTACCAATACAAGTAATCCGCAGACAATATCAGTAAGAGTAACGGATACAACTACAGGTTGTTTTACAACTACAACGCTGGATTTACAGGTAACCTTAACACCAACGCGACGTATTGATCTGAATACTTGTTCGGATACGCCTTATGCTGCTTTTACATTAACTGATTCAGGATTGGAAGCACCGGGTACAGACGTTAGCTATTATGCGACACTTACGGATGCTTTACTGGAACAAAATGAATTAAATACAACCTTTACCAATACAACACCGAATGCTCAGGTTATTTATGCCCGTATTGAGAGTAATAACGATTGTAACGGATTACACGAAGTAAAACTAAATGTGCGACCGCTTCCGGTTGTAGCAAACGATTTTGCCCCAATTTTATGTAAAGGAGCGACATTACTGTTGTCAGCTGGAATTACAGATACAAATCGTTATGATTTTCTATGGTCAAACGGAGCGACTACACCGACATTGACTGTAAATACAGCCGCAATTTATACGGTTAAGGTAACCGATAAATTATACGGATGTTCAGCGACGCGTACGATCACGGTAATTGCATCCGACAAAGCTATGATTACCGGTGTAGATGTTCAAGACTTATCGGATAATAACACTGTTACGGTTTATGTAACAGGAACTAGTGATCATTATGTTTACGCTTTAGATACAGAAGAAGGACCTTATCAGGATAGCAACTTTTTTGAAAATGTAGAAGCTGGTGTACACATGGTATATGTAAAAGATTATAACGGCTGTGGTATCGCTAAAAAACAGATAGCGGTATTGGGTATTCCAAAATTCTTTACACCTAACGGTGACGGATTCAATGATTTATGGCGTATTAAAGGGGCAACAATCAGTCCGTATAAAGATGCTATTGTAACTATTTTTGACCGTTACGGAAAGATGTTATACCAAATGAAAGCTTCCGGCGGATGGGACGGTGTTTATAACAGGGAACCGTTACCGTCAACCGATTATTGGTATGTTTTGACCTTACCGGACGGAAGAGTGGTAAAAGGACATTTTAGTATGAAACGATAA
- a CDS encoding 5-fold beta-flower protein, with the protein MKKILLVAALALCGTLTQAQTIESSSRSTIARISSNGTIENSSGGTIGYIKSDGTIENKSHGTIGYIKSDGTIENKSHGTVGYVKSDGTVENSSHGTIGYVKSDGTVEGSSHGTLGYAKGVKKEWAAVVFFFFKY; encoded by the coding sequence ATGAAAAAAATATTACTTGTTGCAGCTTTAGCATTATGCGGTACACTTACCCAGGCACAAACCATCGAATCAAGCAGTCGTAGTACGATAGCCAGAATTAGTAGTAACGGAACTATTGAAAACAGCAGCGGTGGTACTATAGGTTACATTAAAAGCGACGGTACTATTGAAAACAAAAGTCATGGTACTATCGGTTACATTAAGAGTGACGGTACTATCGAAAACAAGAGCCATGGTACTGTAGGTTATGTAAAAAGTGACGGTACAGTAGAGAATAGTAGCCATGGAACCATCGGTTATGTAAAAAGCGACGGAACGGTAGAAGGCAGTAGCCATGGTACTTTAGGATATGCAAAAGGGGTAAAAAAAGAATGGGCTGCGGTAGTATTCTTTTTCTTTAAATATTAA
- a CDS encoding sodium:solute symporter family transporter: MQSIDWIVLSVTLLFIVIYGALKTKGSKNVEEFILGNNETPWWTVGLSVMATQASAITFLSTPGQAYHDGMGFVQFYFGLPIAMVVICITFIPIYHRLKVFTAYEFLEQRFDVKTRSLAALLFLFQRGLGTGLTIYAPAIILSSLLGWNLTLMNIIIGVLIIVYTFSGGTKAVNVTQKQQMFVIMTGMFITFVLILSYLPDELSFSNALGIAGANGKMNIVDFSFDPEKRYTFWSGITGGFFLALSYFGTDQSQVGRYLTGKSIKESQMGLIMNGLLKVPMQFFILLTGVMVFVFFQFHSAPLHFNPNNIKVINHSPYKSEYHKLEQQLDQVQEEKKEISMLYVGQLQQDFDNPILQQKMVSLSGKEKDLREQAKDLITKADPKTETNDKDYVFIHFILNYLPKGLIGLLLAVILSAAMSSSASGLNALASTTTIDLYKRNLKTEKDEKHFVNATQFFTLLWGLIAILFACVGTLFENLIQLVNIVGSIFYGTVLGIFLIAFYIKYIKAKAVFWGATFSQLLIFYIYYLDVVSFLWLNIIGAVLTIIFASLIETYLRMTQKATV, encoded by the coding sequence ATGCAGAGTATCGACTGGATTGTATTATCGGTAACCTTATTATTTATTGTAATCTATGGTGCGTTAAAGACCAAAGGAAGTAAAAACGTTGAAGAATTTATCCTCGGAAATAACGAAACGCCCTGGTGGACTGTAGGTTTATCCGTTATGGCTACTCAGGCCAGTGCCATTACTTTTCTTTCTACTCCGGGTCAGGCGTATCACGACGGAATGGGATTTGTTCAGTTTTATTTCGGATTGCCTATTGCAATGGTGGTTATCTGTATTACGTTTATTCCCATTTATCACCGTTTAAAGGTTTTTACGGCCTATGAATTTCTGGAACAGCGTTTTGATGTTAAAACCCGTTCGCTTGCCGCTCTGCTTTTCCTTTTCCAAAGAGGATTGGGTACCGGTCTTACCATTTATGCACCGGCTATTATCTTATCGTCTTTATTAGGCTGGAATCTGACATTGATGAATATCATTATCGGAGTATTGATTATTGTCTATACGTTTTCAGGTGGTACAAAAGCTGTTAACGTAACGCAAAAGCAACAGATGTTTGTGATCATGACAGGAATGTTTATCACTTTTGTTCTTATTTTAAGTTATTTACCGGACGAGCTGAGTTTTAGCAACGCTTTAGGAATTGCCGGAGCCAACGGCAAAATGAATATTGTCGATTTTTCATTTGATCCGGAAAAACGCTATACGTTCTGGAGCGGTATTACCGGTGGTTTTTTCCTGGCACTCTCCTATTTCGGAACTGATCAGTCGCAGGTGGGACGTTATCTGACCGGAAAATCAATCAAGGAAAGTCAGATGGGATTAATCATGAACGGTCTCTTAAAAGTACCGATGCAGTTTTTTATCTTACTGACCGGTGTTATGGTTTTTGTATTTTTTCAGTTTCATTCGGCTCCTTTGCATTTTAATCCGAATAATATCAAAGTCATCAATCATTCCCCTTATAAGTCGGAGTATCATAAACTGGAACAACAACTAGATCAGGTACAGGAAGAGAAAAAGGAAATCAGTATGCTTTATGTAGGTCAGCTACAACAGGATTTCGACAATCCGATTTTACAGCAAAAAATGGTTTCACTTTCCGGTAAAGAAAAAGATTTACGCGAACAGGCAAAAGATCTGATTACTAAAGCTGATCCTAAAACTGAAACGAATGATAAAGATTATGTTTTTATCCACTTTATCCTGAACTATCTTCCGAAAGGGCTTATCGGACTCTTACTGGCCGTAATTTTATCCGCAGCAATGTCATCATCAGCATCCGGACTAAATGCACTGGCTTCTACAACAACAATCGATCTTTACAAACGAAATCTGAAAACCGAAAAAGACGAAAAACACTTTGTGAATGCAACACAATTCTTTACGCTTTTATGGGGATTAATCGCGATCCTTTTTGCCTGTGTAGGAACTTTATTTGAAAACCTTATTCAATTGGTGAACATTGTCGGATCTATCTTCTACGGAACGGTGTTAGGTATCTTCCTGATTGCTTTCTATATTAAATACATTAAGGCCAAAGCGGTTTTTTGGGGTGCCACCTTTAGTCAGTTGCTCATTTTCTATATCTATTATCTGGATGTGGTAAGTTTTCTATGGCTCAATATCATCGGAGCCGTATTAACCATTATATTCGCCTCCCTGATCGAAACCTATTTACGTATGACACAAAAAGCAACCGTATAA
- a CDS encoding PIG-L family deacetylase has protein sequence MTKKLPLYSILFLFLFQSTFAQQPKKPTASEIYNQIEKLNFLGSALYIAAHPDDENTRLISFLANNTKARTGYLSLTRGDGGQNLIGTELRELLGVIRTQELIEARKTDGGEQFFSRANDFGYSKVPTETLEIWDKEKVMSDMAWIIRNFQPDIIINRFDHRSPGTTHGHHTSSAMLSQDLFTLANDPNFEPSQLKFVKPWQPKRLFFNVSWWFFGGKDKFEKADKSKYVNLRTGVYYPSLGKSNQEIAALSRSKHQSQGFGSTGVRGEDMEYLELIKGSSITDQQNLFEGIDTSWKRVKGGAQIGETIDFILKCFDFKNPSASVYDLVKVYRQIEELEDPHWKKIKLEEVKNIIANCSGLYIEAVAEEQSVTPGGTLKVKWEAINRSPVEMKLLTLQTIPQNETLEQSYPLKNNLFESETITLKVPKDVPYTSPYWLNEKGTTGMYTVNEQQKIGIPDIIRNLKITFTVLVEGTAIPFTREIIFKYNDPVKGEVYRPLDIVPQVTTEIQNKVQLFKDRKKQSVTMKVKAGKDDCSGTLQLELPSGWIVSPEYIPFQLHKKGSEKTVTFEVTPPDYATEATAKAIATIEGERFDHQQILIDYPHIALQQVLLPAEAKFTKADIETKGKNIAYIMGAGDQVPQSLQQMGYTVTLLKPEKITSSQLEKFDAVIVGIRAYNVVEALQFKQPLLFEYVRNGGTMIVQYNTTGALITQDIAPYSLEISSDRVTEEDATVTFLDPKNKVLNYPNKITQNDFKGWVQEQGLYYPDKWANEFTPVLQANDKGETPKKGALLVAQYGKGYYIYTGLSFFRELPEGVSGAFRLMANLIAVGK, from the coding sequence ACGGCGGACAAAATCTTATCGGAACCGAATTACGGGAACTTTTAGGCGTAATCCGTACACAGGAGCTGATCGAAGCCCGAAAAACCGATGGCGGCGAACAGTTTTTTTCACGCGCCAATGACTTCGGCTATTCGAAAGTCCCTACCGAAACACTGGAAATCTGGGATAAAGAAAAAGTAATGAGCGATATGGCCTGGATCATCCGTAATTTCCAGCCAGATATTATCATCAATAGATTTGATCATCGTTCGCCGGGAACAACACATGGGCATCATACATCGTCAGCGATGCTTTCTCAGGACTTATTTACTTTGGCCAATGATCCTAATTTTGAACCTTCTCAATTAAAATTTGTAAAACCCTGGCAGCCGAAACGTTTATTTTTTAATGTTTCCTGGTGGTTTTTTGGCGGAAAAGACAAATTTGAAAAAGCCGATAAATCGAAATACGTTAACCTAAGAACCGGCGTCTACTACCCTTCACTTGGTAAATCAAATCAGGAAATTGCAGCATTAAGTCGGAGTAAGCATCAATCCCAGGGATTCGGTTCTACCGGAGTTCGCGGTGAGGATATGGAATACCTGGAATTAATCAAAGGATCATCAATTACAGATCAGCAGAATCTTTTTGAAGGTATTGACACATCCTGGAAGCGCGTAAAAGGCGGTGCTCAAATCGGCGAAACAATCGATTTTATTTTAAAATGTTTCGATTTTAAAAATCCGTCAGCTTCTGTATACGACCTGGTAAAAGTTTATCGTCAGATCGAAGAATTAGAAGATCCGCATTGGAAAAAAATAAAACTGGAGGAAGTCAAAAATATTATTGCGAACTGTTCCGGTCTTTATATTGAAGCCGTGGCCGAAGAACAATCGGTTACACCCGGTGGTACTCTTAAAGTAAAATGGGAAGCGATTAACCGAAGCCCGGTTGAAATGAAATTACTGACTTTACAAACCATCCCTCAAAATGAAACGCTGGAACAAAGTTATCCGTTAAAAAACAATCTGTTTGAAAGCGAAACCATTACACTAAAAGTGCCGAAAGATGTCCCTTACACATCGCCGTATTGGCTCAATGAAAAAGGAACAACGGGTATGTATACGGTTAACGAACAACAAAAAATCGGAATTCCGGATATTATCCGAAACCTTAAAATAACCTTTACTGTTTTAGTCGAAGGAACAGCTATTCCGTTTACCCGTGAAATTATCTTCAAATACAACGATCCGGTAAAAGGAGAAGTGTACCGTCCTTTAGATATTGTACCGCAGGTTACAACCGAAATTCAGAATAAAGTACAATTATTTAAAGACCGGAAAAAGCAATCGGTTACGATGAAAGTAAAAGCCGGAAAAGATGATTGCAGCGGAACTTTACAATTAGAATTACCATCCGGATGGATTGTATCTCCGGAATATATCCCGTTTCAACTACACAAAAAAGGAAGCGAGAAAACAGTAACTTTCGAAGTTACACCACCGGATTATGCTACTGAAGCTACAGCAAAAGCTATTGCAACTATAGAAGGTGAACGTTTTGATCATCAACAGATTCTAATCGACTATCCGCATATTGCCTTACAACAGGTTTTATTGCCGGCTGAAGCCAAATTTACCAAAGCTGACATTGAAACAAAAGGAAAGAATATTGCTTATATTATGGGTGCCGGTGATCAGGTTCCGCAAAGTCTGCAACAGATGGGTTATACCGTTACATTACTAAAACCGGAAAAAATTACCAGTAGCCAACTGGAAAAATTTGATGCTGTAATTGTTGGAATCCGCGCTTATAATGTGGTAGAAGCTTTACAATTCAAACAGCCGCTTTTATTTGAATATGTGCGAAACGGCGGTACTATGATTGTACAATACAATACAACCGGTGCGCTTATCACACAAGATATCGCTCCCTATTCACTGGAAATATCATCTGACCGGGTTACTGAGGAAGATGCAACTGTAACTTTCCTTGATCCTAAAAATAAGGTATTGAACTATCCGAATAAAATTACCCAAAATGATTTTAAAGGTTGGGTACAGGAACAAGGTTTATATTATCCGGATAAATGGGCCAATGAATTTACACCTGTATTACAAGCCAATGACAAAGGAGAAACACCTAAAAAAGGAGCTTTACTGGTCGCGCAATACGGAAAAGGATATTATATCTATACCGGATTAAGCTTTTTCAGGGAATTACCGGAAGGTGTTTCCGGTGCTTTCCGCTTAATGGCCAATTTAATTGCCGTTGGGAAATAA